A part of Paenibacillus sp. IHBB 10380 genomic DNA contains:
- a CDS encoding RNA polymerase sigma factor encodes MNESHSLDEKLDLDMEIKSVIEKVQTGDMQAYTLIIKRFQRQIFLYCYYLLKSQEEAEDAAQDIFIKGLERIDHFSQPVSLSAWLYKIAHNHCLDLIKKRNKNYQSLLEYKVNREQEKEHSYTEVIHDLLDHLNVEEQQILLLRSLEEYSYDEIASIMDLKPTTVRKKYERLRKKLIQQKEKGGKVHEQSVRAGG; translated from the coding sequence ATGAATGAATCACATAGTTTAGATGAGAAACTGGATTTGGATATGGAAATAAAGTCTGTGATTGAGAAGGTGCAAACGGGAGATATGCAGGCTTACACCCTCATTATAAAAAGGTTTCAAAGACAGATATTTCTCTACTGCTATTACCTACTCAAGAGTCAAGAAGAAGCCGAAGATGCAGCTCAAGATATATTTATAAAAGGTTTGGAGCGTATCGATCACTTTTCTCAACCTGTTTCACTATCAGCGTGGCTTTATAAAATTGCCCACAATCATTGTCTGGATCTAATTAAGAAAAGGAATAAGAATTATCAATCTTTATTGGAGTACAAGGTCAACAGAGAGCAAGAGAAGGAACACAGTTATACGGAGGTCATTCACGACTTATTAGATCATCTTAATGTTGAAGAACAGCAAATTCTTTTGTTGCGATCTCTTGAAGAATATAGTTATGACGAAATTGCTTCTATTATGGACCTTAAACCGACAACGGTTCGAAAAAAGTATGAACGGCTCCGCAAAAAATTAATTCAGCAAAAGGAAAAGGGAGGGAAAGTACATGAACAATCGGTCAGAGCTGGAGGATAA
- a CDS encoding DNA-3-methyladenine glycosylase I, protein MKKDVKLLDQLKQRCAWVNDDPLYIAYHDEEWGRPLVEDQKLFELLMLEGMQAGLSWYTILKKRERYREVFDQFDPVKIAAYGEDKVEQLLQDAGIIRNRLKVRAIIHNASIYQQIERNEGSFSSFLWSFVDGKPIINHWTIKSEVPANTLISDQMSTVLKKKGMKFVGSTICYAFMQASGMINDHTLDCFCRNEQTHV, encoded by the coding sequence TTGAAAAAGGATGTGAAGTTATTGGACCAATTAAAGCAACGATGTGCCTGGGTTAACGATGATCCCCTATATATTGCTTATCATGATGAGGAGTGGGGAAGACCGTTAGTTGAGGACCAGAAGTTATTTGAGTTGCTGATGTTAGAGGGCATGCAGGCGGGGCTGAGCTGGTACACGATTCTCAAGAAGAGAGAGCGTTACAGGGAGGTCTTCGACCAGTTTGATCCTGTGAAGATAGCTGCTTATGGTGAGGATAAAGTTGAGCAGCTATTACAAGACGCTGGAATTATTCGCAATCGATTGAAAGTGCGTGCCATTATACATAATGCGAGTATCTATCAGCAGATCGAACGTAATGAAGGTTCCTTTTCGAGCTTTTTATGGAGTTTTGTGGACGGGAAGCCCATCATCAATCATTGGACTATTAAATCTGAGGTGCCTGCTAACACCCTAATATCAGATCAGATGAGTACTGTGCTCAAGAAAAAAGGGATGAAATTTGTCGGTTCCACTATTTGTTATGCATTTATGCAGGCATCAGGAATGATTAACGATCATACGTTAGATTGCTTTTGTCGAAACGAACAAACTCACGTGTAG
- a CDS encoding potassium channel family protein, with amino-acid sequence MLSFIITLKRLLGGLWHAFKKKNFQVLFVLIIFMLLSGTIFYVKEEGLSIVDALYFCVVTLSTVGHPSFEPQTSLGKVFTMVYIIAGTGLFLGLVAHIAYAIFQANDKKDADEA; translated from the coding sequence ATGCTATCTTTTATAATTACGCTCAAACGTTTGCTTGGAGGTCTCTGGCATGCCTTCAAGAAGAAGAATTTTCAAGTCTTGTTCGTGTTGATCATATTTATGCTATTATCCGGAACTATTTTTTATGTTAAAGAAGAAGGCCTGTCCATTGTAGATGCATTATATTTTTGTGTCGTTACACTGAGTACGGTAGGGCATCCTAGCTTTGAGCCTCAAACCTCGCTTGGGAAAGTATTCACGATGGTTTATATCATAGCAGGGACGGGATTATTTCTAGGTTTAGTCGCACATATTGCGTATGCTATTTTTCAAGCGAATGACAAGAAGGATGCCGATGAGGCTTGA